The following are encoded together in the Poseidonibacter lekithochrous genome:
- a CDS encoding aromatic ring-hydroxylating oxygenase subunit alpha yields the protein MQEIKQILDKTAYYDEACFENEKEKIFETQWQFVCMEEELSEPKSYILKDIGNTPIIVVNDKNEINAFVNICSHRGMTILRGDEKIESSIICPYHNWNFSLKGELKGLPQSKEFAHKEKKCLGLKKVQCEVWNGLVFVNLDLKAQSISDILNPIKDRILPYDNISELKSNDGYKYIINANWKIFVENYMDVYHLFHIHKESLKEYDHKNSHNEFVNNQWLFYQPLSQKGKSSSSWWSGYMGDIKSFNGQKGAYVSMLFPNFGITATENLCMFIHIKPLSATQTEIEVFIKSNYGSKKFKNELVYDYRDGKKSKSELLKKPDVMNEDIYVCEMIQKNIKSPHFKVNALAQDLEKPLFEYQSIIEKLLNPKR from the coding sequence ATGCAAGAAATAAAACAAATACTAGATAAAACTGCTTATTATGATGAAGCATGTTTTGAAAATGAAAAAGAAAAAATCTTTGAGACACAATGGCAATTTGTATGTATGGAAGAAGAGCTAAGTGAACCTAAATCTTATATATTAAAAGATATTGGAAATACACCTATTATTGTAGTTAATGATAAAAATGAGATTAATGCTTTTGTAAATATATGTTCTCACAGAGGAATGACAATTTTACGAGGTGATGAAAAAATTGAGTCTTCTATAATATGTCCTTATCATAACTGGAACTTCTCACTAAAAGGTGAATTAAAAGGTCTTCCTCAAAGTAAAGAGTTTGCCCATAAAGAAAAAAAATGTCTAGGATTAAAAAAAGTACAATGTGAAGTTTGGAACGGCTTAGTATTTGTAAACCTTGATTTAAAAGCTCAAAGTATTAGTGATATTCTAAATCCTATTAAAGACAGAATTTTACCTTATGATAATATCTCTGAGTTAAAATCAAATGATGGATATAAATATATTATAAATGCAAACTGGAAAATATTCGTAGAAAATTACATGGATGTTTATCATTTATTTCATATTCATAAAGAGAGTCTAAAAGAGTATGACCATAAAAATTCACACAATGAGTTTGTAAATAATCAATGGTTATTCTATCAGCCACTAAGCCAAAAAGGAAAAAGTTCTAGTTCTTGGTGGAGTGGATATATGGGTGATATAAAATCTTTCAATGGTCAAAAAGGTGCTTATGTAAGTATGTTATTTCCAAACTTTGGAATAACAGCTACAGAGAACTTATGTATGTTTATTCATATAAAACCTCTAAGTGCTACTCAAACTGAAATTGAAGTATTTATTAAATCAAACTATGGTTCAAAAAAGTTTAAAAATGAATTAGTTTATGACTATAGAGATGGAAAAAAATCAAAGAGTGAGTTATTGAAAAAACCTGATGTAATGAATGAGGATATATATGTTTGTGAGATGATTCAAAAAAATATTAAATCACCTCACTTTAAAGTAAATGCCTTAGCACAAGACTTAGAAAAACCTCTTTTTGAGTATCAATCTATTATAGAAAAGCTTCTTAATCCAAAGAGATAG
- a CDS encoding B12-binding domain-containing radical SAM protein, translating to MKVSKVQLIKASAPSDFKDYKAKRGSPSQNIFSAAAELKGRVELELIDETANHLVNYKSDAQIIGIFFSTPDAIRAYEIASKFKDMGKLVFLAGLHASFMSEEALKYGHSVIQGECEGIIHDLLDDYERGDILKDIYKRDSILDLKELKPYPTDLIAKEDYDDFWTVTVSRGCPYKCHFCVVNPFFGKIRYRPIEQIVEEIANSKASFIELHSDNLTADKNYAKELFQAITPLNIKWAVASDISIAQDDELLRLASKSGLMYLLVGLETPSQEALKGTGKGFVKVNEIKDRIKKLHDHGIIVDSAMMFGFDEHDKSIFDRSLEFAIDVKIDVCDPVVQIPFPGTKLFKDLESQNRILTYDWSRYNGSDVVYEPKNLSVEELLQGQYDFYKQFNSFSNYSKRKFRQIKQLGINAFYA from the coding sequence ATGAAAGTTTCAAAAGTTCAACTTATTAAAGCATCAGCACCAAGTGATTTCAAAGATTATAAAGCAAAAAGAGGAAGTCCCTCTCAAAACATATTTTCAGCGGCAGCTGAGTTAAAAGGCAGAGTTGAATTAGAACTTATTGATGAAACAGCCAACCATCTAGTAAACTATAAAAGTGATGCCCAAATTATTGGAATATTTTTTTCAACTCCCGATGCGATAAGAGCATATGAAATAGCATCAAAATTTAAAGATATGGGGAAACTAGTATTCTTAGCTGGCTTACATGCTAGTTTTATGAGTGAAGAAGCACTTAAATATGGTCATAGTGTAATCCAAGGTGAATGTGAAGGGATAATTCATGATTTATTAGATGATTATGAAAGAGGTGATATATTAAAAGATATCTATAAAAGAGATTCTATTCTTGATTTAAAAGAATTAAAACCCTACCCAACTGATTTAATAGCAAAAGAGGATTATGATGATTTTTGGACAGTTACAGTAAGTAGAGGATGTCCTTATAAATGCCACTTCTGTGTTGTAAATCCATTTTTTGGGAAAATAAGATATAGACCAATTGAACAAATAGTAGAAGAAATAGCAAATAGTAAGGCTTCTTTTATTGAGTTACACTCGGATAATCTAACAGCTGATAAAAACTATGCAAAAGAGTTATTCCAAGCAATAACTCCTTTAAATATCAAATGGGCAGTTGCAAGTGATATTTCAATAGCCCAAGATGATGAACTTTTAAGACTTGCTTCAAAAAGTGGTCTTATGTATTTATTAGTTGGACTAGAAACTCCATCTCAAGAAGCACTAAAGGGTACGGGAAAAGGTTTTGTAAAAGTAAATGAAATAAAAGATAGAATCAAAAAACTACATGACCATGGAATTATAGTTGATTCAGCAATGATGTTTGGTTTTGATGAACATGATAAATCAATCTTTGATAGAAGTTTAGAGTTTGCAATAGATGTAAAAATTGATGTTTGTGACCCAGTAGTTCAAATACCTTTTCCTGGAACAAAACTTTTTAAAGATTTAGAGAGTCAAAATAGAATTCTAACTTATGACTGGTCACGTTATAATGGTTCTGATGTTGTATATGAACCAAAAAATTTAAGTGTTGAAGAGTTACTTCAAGGTCAATATGATTTCTATAAACAATTTAATTCTTTTTCAAACTATAGTAAAAGAAAATTTAGACAAATAAAACAACTTGGAATAAATGCATTTTATGCATAG
- a CDS encoding effector binding domain-containing protein has product MIKILIFLILYTYSNALEFNFKQTALDEFEIKGFSKAIVYKTKEDRDNQIAKLWEKLFSSNNFSVKKSKDKKLYVVYTNYKKNSFDCFIGIKSDLKIKNFESKLIKDSKYQRGILKYEQNLNMSDIWDEIQKEKVNRNFKTDIEEYRLFDLSKSKYDVTIYLSSK; this is encoded by the coding sequence ATGATAAAAATACTAATTTTTCTTATTCTATATACATATTCAAATGCTTTAGAATTCAACTTCAAACAAACAGCATTAGATGAATTTGAAATAAAAGGTTTCAGTAAAGCCATTGTATATAAAACAAAAGAAGATAGAGATAATCAAATAGCAAAATTATGGGAAAAACTATTCTCATCAAATAATTTTTCAGTAAAAAAAAGTAAAGATAAAAAATTATATGTGGTTTATACTAATTATAAAAAGAACTCTTTTGATTGTTTTATAGGAATAAAATCTGATTTAAAAATTAAAAACTTCGAAAGTAAACTTATCAAAGATTCAAAATATCAAAGAGGTATTTTAAAATATGAACAGAATTTGAATATGAGTGATATATGGGATGAAATTCAAAAAGAAAAAGTAAATAGAAATTTTAAAACAGATATTGAAGAGTACAGATTATTTGACTTAAGTAAAAGCAAATATGATGTAACAATTTATTTATCATCAAAATAA
- a CDS encoding TetR/AcrR family transcriptional regulator, with translation MAPKIVNKDKKRLEILHKAYDFLIKEGIKKFSIDSLLKDLNMSKGNFYHYFESKDQLIHKMMEEFTKSYILYCDEKIKNSETLKNKLEVLFEMYLKDSKTNKDFLKLYNEFLITYSSNNQRKICQINNDYITYLSLSIKTAIKEEIEKGFIKEEAIYFVSTLSATVDGMMMYSFILENYNLNKEVQDYLDNFILMIKKD, from the coding sequence ATGGCACCAAAGATCGTAAATAAAGATAAAAAGAGATTAGAGATACTTCATAAGGCTTATGATTTTTTAATCAAAGAAGGTATTAAAAAGTTTTCAATTGATTCTTTGTTAAAAGATTTAAATATGAGTAAAGGTAACTTTTATCACTATTTTGAGTCTAAAGATCAGTTAATACATAAAATGATGGAAGAGTTTACAAAATCATATATTCTTTATTGTGATGAGAAAATAAAGAACTCTGAAACATTAAAAAACAAACTTGAAGTTTTATTTGAAATGTATTTAAAAGATTCAAAAACTAATAAAGATTTTCTAAAACTATATAATGAATTTCTAATCACTTATTCTTCTAATAATCAAAGAAAGATATGTCAGATAAACAATGATTATATTACATATCTTTCTTTGAGTATTAAAACTGCTATTAAAGAAGAGATAGAAAAAGGATTTATAAAAGAAGAAGCTATATATTTTGTATCTACTTTAAGTGCAACAGTTGATGGAATGATGATGTATTCTTTTATATTAGAAAATTACAATCTAAATAAAGAAGTTCAAGACTACCTAGATAACTTTATATTAATGATAAAAAAGGACTAA
- a CDS encoding DUF1501 domain-containing protein, protein MSKKLTRREFIKNSTAMAISASMFLHGCGEAGSLSINTSSNNNLPSNPNNNNVNANKSLVYVMLAGGNDSFNMLVPTNTNSYNEYQSSRSNLAITKNTLLPLNDFTDSNGKTFAVHPSMAKVQNLFNSKKLSFISNIAPLVKPTNKTSFNNNSVELPLGLMSHSDQIKHWQTSRANERTNIGVLGKFADKFQANKANNQISMNISLSGTNISQNGNSSKEYSVTKDGSIGLLVKKSSNDPAITQLNNALLSSFNTVLNKSYSDSFENTYMETTRYAQTHHEKFKAEVNKVNIAHTYVNYDNRSDIKFTSTDKSIPEQFKMIAKSIKASSDLNLPKQTFFIEYYGWDHHDELLNNHKRMLEVLSNALGDFQASLEELGVDDKTLTVVASDFARTLTSNGNGTDHGWGGNTIIMGKDIKGGEVFGQYPSLALNSSVDIGGGVIIPSLSTDEMFAELALWFGYEKNELDTLLPNLKNFYSSSSTNNPIGFLS, encoded by the coding sequence ATGAGTAAAAAATTAACAAGACGAGAGTTTATAAAAAACTCCACTGCAATGGCTATTAGTGCTTCTATGTTTTTACATGGTTGTGGAGAAGCAGGATCTTTGAGTATAAATACAAGTTCAAATAACAATTTACCAAGTAATCCAAACAATAATAATGTAAATGCTAATAAATCTTTAGTTTATGTAATGCTTGCAGGAGGAAATGATAGTTTTAATATGTTAGTTCCTACAAATACAAACTCTTATAATGAATATCAAAGTTCAAGATCAAACCTAGCAATAACAAAAAATACTCTTTTACCTTTAAATGATTTTACTGATTCAAATGGTAAAACTTTTGCTGTACATCCAAGTATGGCAAAGGTGCAAAATCTATTTAACAGTAAAAAACTATCATTTATTTCAAATATTGCACCCCTAGTAAAACCTACAAATAAGACTTCATTTAACAATAATAGTGTGGAATTACCTCTGGGATTAATGTCACACTCTGACCAAATAAAACATTGGCAAACATCAAGAGCAAATGAAAGAACAAATATTGGGGTATTAGGAAAGTTTGCTGATAAATTCCAAGCTAATAAAGCAAATAATCAAATCTCTATGAATATCTCTTTATCAGGTACAAATATTTCACAAAATGGTAATTCTTCTAAAGAATATTCAGTGACAAAAGATGGAAGTATAGGTTTATTAGTAAAAAAGTCATCAAATGATCCCGCTATCACACAGCTAAATAATGCCCTACTTAGCAGTTTTAATACTGTTTTAAATAAGTCATATTCAGACTCTTTTGAAAATACTTATATGGAAACAACTAGGTATGCTCAAACACATCATGAGAAATTTAAAGCAGAAGTTAATAAAGTAAATATTGCTCATACGTATGTAAATTATGACAATAGAAGTGATATTAAATTTACAAGTACAGATAAATCTATTCCTGAACAATTTAAAATGATTGCTAAATCAATAAAAGCTTCAAGTGATTTAAACTTACCTAAGCAGACATTTTTTATTGAGTATTATGGCTGGGATCATCATGATGAACTTTTAAATAATCACAAAAGAATGTTAGAAGTATTAAGTAATGCCTTAGGAGATTTTCAAGCCTCACTAGAAGAGTTAGGAGTTGATGATAAAACACTAACTGTTGTTGCTTCTGATTTTGCTAGAACTCTTACCTCTAATGGAAACGGAACTGACCATGGATGGGGAGGAAATACAATTATTATGGGAAAAGATATCAAAGGTGGAGAAGTTTTTGGTCAATACCCTAGTTTGGCTTTAAATAGTAGTGTTGATATAGGTGGGGGAGTTATAATTCCTAGTTTATCTACAGATGAAATGTTTGCAGAACTTGCACTTTGGTTTGGATATGAAAAAAATGAATTAGATACTCTATTACCTAATTTGAAAAACTTTTATTCCTCATCTAGTACAAATAATCCTATTGGCTTTTTATCCTAA